From Cognatishimia activa, one genomic window encodes:
- a CDS encoding class I SAM-dependent methyltransferase translates to MHLRISKLRISAIPNVLRICILRPENDTAVTLGDPLQEDKTMGNAEAFWDGIAGKYAKSPIKNQEGYEYTLNRTRSYLKADDKVLEIGAGTGSTALLLAEGVAEITATDLSDKMLDVGREKAWNDGISNISFERCSAEELPKGPFDAVLAHNLLHLVEDLPGALKAAYDALRPGGVFISKTFVKPTKGFHFKYRMMRLVLPVLQKLGKAPFVGMYSVEEFDAEIERAGFQIIEAGHYPAKEARRYIVARKR, encoded by the coding sequence ATGCATTTACGTATAAGCAAACTGCGAATTTCGGCAATTCCTAATGTTTTGCGTATTTGTATTCTACGCCCAGAAAATGACACAGCGGTCACCTTGGGTGATCCACTCCAAGAGGACAAAACCATGGGCAACGCAGAGGCGTTTTGGGATGGCATTGCGGGGAAATACGCGAAGTCTCCGATTAAGAACCAGGAGGGCTATGAATATACCCTGAACCGGACACGGAGCTATTTGAAGGCCGATGACAAGGTCCTGGAGATCGGCGCTGGGACAGGGTCTACGGCTCTGCTTCTGGCCGAAGGGGTTGCAGAGATAACGGCGACTGACCTGTCAGATAAAATGTTGGACGTCGGGCGCGAGAAAGCTTGGAATGATGGTATCAGCAACATCTCGTTTGAACGCTGCTCAGCAGAGGAGTTGCCAAAAGGGCCATTTGATGCGGTCCTGGCGCATAACTTACTTCATTTAGTTGAGGATTTGCCCGGTGCATTGAAGGCTGCTTATGACGCGTTGCGTCCGGGGGGTGTTTTTATCTCTAAGACCTTCGTGAAGCCGACCAAAGGCTTCCATTTTAAATATCGCATGATGCGCCTCGTGCTTCCGGTGCTACAGAAGCTTGGCAAAGCCCCATTTGTTGGCATGTATTCGGTCGAGGAATTTGATGCAGAGATCGAACGCGCAGGCTTTCAGATAATTGAAGCGGGTCACTATCCTGCGAAGGAAGCCCGCCGCTATATCGTCGCCCGGAAACGCTGA
- a CDS encoding LysR family transcriptional regulator, with protein sequence MNATPHQPDWNHIRAFLATAETGSLSAAARELGLTQPTLSRQVAALEEELGVMLFERVGRTLELTGAGVEMLEHTKEMGLAANKISLVATGQSQAIDGEIRITAADVFSAYLLPEVLKDLREVAPDLSIDIIAANDIQDIMRREADIAIRHVRPEQPDLIARLVAEPKAYFYASKSYVQNHGQPKDLKDLENFDFISFGDKQEMIGFMEPLGINLTEKNIRIGSKNGLVAWQLCREGFGVSVMGATVGDVAPEMVKLLPDVEPIVFPTWLVTHRELHTSRRIRLVYDMLAEFLSRKG encoded by the coding sequence ATGAATGCTACACCACACCAACCCGACTGGAACCATATCCGCGCCTTCCTTGCGACAGCGGAAACAGGGTCTCTCAGCGCGGCCGCGCGCGAGCTTGGCTTGACGCAACCCACTCTCAGCCGCCAGGTTGCGGCGCTGGAAGAAGAGCTTGGTGTCATGTTGTTTGAGCGCGTGGGGCGCACGCTCGAACTGACAGGGGCAGGTGTTGAAATGCTGGAACATACGAAGGAGATGGGGCTGGCCGCCAACAAGATTTCGCTAGTCGCGACCGGGCAATCACAAGCCATTGATGGTGAAATCCGGATCACTGCGGCAGACGTCTTCTCGGCCTATCTTCTGCCCGAAGTCCTGAAGGATTTAAGGGAAGTAGCCCCGGATCTATCCATCGACATCATCGCAGCCAATGACATTCAGGACATCATGCGTCGCGAGGCGGATATTGCCATCCGCCATGTGCGCCCTGAACAACCTGATCTGATTGCGCGTTTGGTAGCGGAACCCAAAGCCTATTTCTATGCCAGCAAGAGCTACGTTCAAAATCATGGCCAGCCTAAGGATTTAAAAGACCTTGAGAATTTCGATTTCATTTCCTTTGGCGACAAGCAGGAAATGATTGGCTTCATGGAACCGCTGGGCATCAATCTGACCGAGAAAAACATTCGGATCGGATCAAAAAACGGACTGGTAGCCTGGCAACTTTGCCGCGAAGGTTTTGGCGTTTCCGTCATGGGGGCAACGGTCGGCGACGTGGCGCCGGAGATGGTCAAACTGTTGCCGGATGTTGAGCCAATCGTCTTTCCAACCTGGTTGGTAACGCACCGCGAGCTTCACACCAGCCGACGCATTCGACTGGTTTATGACATGCTCGCTGAATTTCTATCGCGCAAAGGCTAA
- the pheT gene encoding phenylalanine--tRNA ligase subunit beta produces the protein MKFTLSWLKDHLDTDASLDDILYALTDLGLEVEEVHNPADRLKEFTIAKVLHAEKHPDADKLKVCQVMTDEGESQIVCGAPNAREGITVVLCKPGSYIPGLDITIKVGNIRGVESHGMMASERELELSDEHNGIIELPSGEVGEKFVDWLAANDPAKVDPVIEIAITPNRPDALGVRGIALDLAARGLGTMKPAKTADVTGNGPSPITISIDEDTRENGCHVFGGRLIKGVKNGPSPKWLQERLEAIGLRPISALVDITNFFTFDRNRPLHVFDADKVKGNLRVHRAVGGETLVGLDEKEYTFSAGQVVISDDEGIESIGGIMGGLATGCTGETTNVFLEAAVWDHIQIAMTGRALKINSDARYRNERGIDPAFNMEALDLATAMIMELCGGEPTEVVVAGEVPDVSRAYKLDTDRVQSLVGMEIPAEQQRKTLEALGFVLEGDMAHVPSWRPDVLGEADLVEEVARMASLTKLEGKPLARATAGVPQQILTPLQKREQIGRRTTASLGYNECVTYSFIDKKSATLFGGGDDATMLENPISSEMSHMRPDLLPGLLQAAARNQARGFMDMALFEAGAAFQGGEPGEQHLQISGLLVGRTVGKDVHGESRGVDLFDAKADAEAVLAALGAPAKVQILRGGDAWWHPGRHGRVCLGPKKTLAVFGEVHPKILEEMDVKGPAVAFTIYPEEIPMPRKSSATRPALKLRDLQAVERDFAFVVDASVEALTLVNAAAGAEKELIESVRVFDEFKGEKAEAQMGEGKKSIAVTVRLQPTDKTLKEKDIEAVAAKIIEKVSKATGGTLRG, from the coding sequence ATGAAATTCACTCTCTCTTGGTTGAAAGATCACCTGGACACCGACGCAAGCCTTGATGACATCCTCTATGCCCTGACCGACCTTGGTCTGGAGGTGGAAGAGGTTCACAATCCTGCCGACCGTCTGAAAGAATTTACCATCGCGAAGGTTCTGCATGCGGAGAAACACCCGGATGCGGACAAGCTGAAAGTCTGTCAGGTGATGACGGACGAAGGCGAGAGCCAGATCGTCTGCGGCGCGCCAAACGCGCGTGAAGGCATCACCGTGGTTCTGTGTAAGCCGGGCAGCTACATTCCAGGGCTGGATATTACCATCAAGGTCGGCAACATCCGAGGCGTGGAAAGCCACGGCATGATGGCGTCTGAGCGTGAGCTGGAACTGTCTGACGAACACAACGGTATCATCGAATTGCCATCCGGCGAGGTGGGTGAGAAGTTTGTCGATTGGCTGGCGGCCAATGATCCGGCGAAAGTCGACCCTGTGATTGAAATCGCCATCACTCCAAACCGTCCGGACGCTCTGGGTGTGCGGGGCATTGCGCTTGATCTGGCAGCACGTGGTCTAGGCACCATGAAGCCAGCCAAAACCGCAGATGTGACCGGCAACGGCCCGAGCCCGATCACCATTTCCATCGACGAAGATACCCGTGAAAACGGCTGTCATGTCTTCGGTGGTCGCCTGATCAAAGGTGTGAAAAACGGCCCATCTCCGAAGTGGCTGCAGGAGCGTCTGGAAGCGATTGGTCTGCGTCCGATCTCTGCCCTTGTGGATATCACCAACTTTTTCACCTTTGACCGCAACCGTCCTCTACATGTCTTTGACGCAGACAAGGTCAAAGGCAACCTGCGTGTACACCGCGCGGTAGGTGGCGAGACCCTCGTGGGTTTGGATGAAAAAGAATACACCTTCTCTGCAGGTCAGGTTGTGATCTCTGACGATGAAGGCATCGAGAGCATCGGTGGTATCATGGGTGGTCTGGCGACAGGCTGTACGGGTGAGACAACCAACGTCTTTCTTGAGGCCGCTGTCTGGGACCACATTCAGATCGCGATGACTGGCCGGGCTCTGAAAATCAACTCCGATGCGCGTTACCGCAACGAACGCGGCATCGACCCTGCTTTCAATATGGAAGCACTGGACCTTGCCACTGCGATGATCATGGAACTCTGTGGCGGCGAACCGACTGAGGTTGTGGTTGCTGGCGAAGTGCCTGACGTGAGCCGCGCCTATAAGCTCGATACAGATCGGGTTCAGTCTCTGGTGGGTATGGAAATTCCAGCTGAGCAACAGCGTAAGACGCTGGAAGCGCTGGGTTTTGTGCTGGAAGGCGACATGGCGCATGTGCCGTCTTGGCGTCCTGATGTGTTGGGCGAAGCTGACCTTGTGGAAGAAGTCGCGCGTATGGCGTCTCTGACGAAGCTCGAAGGCAAGCCATTGGCACGCGCAACCGCAGGTGTGCCGCAGCAAATCCTGACACCGCTGCAAAAGCGCGAACAGATCGGTCGCCGCACCACCGCGTCGCTCGGCTACAACGAATGTGTCACCTATTCCTTCATCGACAAGAAATCCGCGACGCTCTTTGGCGGTGGCGATGACGCGACAATGCTGGAGAACCCGATCTCCAGCGAGATGAGCCACATGCGCCCAGACCTTCTGCCGGGCCTCCTGCAAGCCGCGGCGCGCAATCAGGCGCGTGGCTTCATGGATATGGCGCTCTTTGAAGCGGGCGCGGCTTTCCAAGGTGGCGAACCGGGTGAGCAGCACCTGCAGATCTCTGGTCTTTTGGTTGGCCGCACTGTTGGCAAAGACGTGCACGGCGAAAGCCGAGGTGTAGACCTGTTTGATGCCAAAGCAGATGCCGAAGCTGTTCTGGCGGCGCTTGGCGCGCCAGCCAAGGTGCAGATCCTGCGTGGCGGCGACGCTTGGTGGCATCCTGGCCGTCATGGCCGTGTTTGCCTGGGGCCAAAGAAAACACTGGCAGTGTTCGGTGAAGTGCATCCGAAAATTCTGGAAGAAATGGACGTTAAAGGCCCTGCTGTGGCTTTCACGATCTACCCGGAAGAAATCCCAATGCCGCGTAAATCGTCTGCAACTCGTCCGGCGCTTAAACTGCGCGATCTACAGGCGGTCGAACGTGACTTTGCCTTTGTCGTTGACGCCTCTGTCGAGGCCCTGACGCTGGTCAATGCAGCCGCTGGTGCGGAAAAAGAGCTGATCGAAAGCGTGCGCGTCTTTGATGAGTTCAAGGGCGAAAAAGCTGAAGCGCAAATGGGCGAAGGTAAGAAATCTATCGCCGTTACGGTGCGCCTGCAGCCAACCGACAAAACGCTGAAAGAGAAAGATATCGAGGCGGTTGCTGCTAAGATCATCGAAAAAGTCAGCAAGGCGACTGGCGGCACTCTGCGCGGCTAA
- the pheS gene encoding phenylalanine--tRNA ligase subunit alpha, protein MDDLRDKYIGLIADAADEAAIEELRVQAVGKKGEVALKMRELGKMSPEERQVMGPKLNALKDEINSALSAKKAALADAALEERLKTEWLDVTLPGRGRRQGSIHPISQVTEEVTAIFADMGFAVAEGPQIETDWYNFDALNIPGHHPARAEMDTFYTHRAEGDNRPPHVLRTHTSPVQIRSMEKLGAPIRIICPGRVYRADYDQTHTPMFHQIEGLALDKDISMANLKWVLEEFFTAFFGTSVKTRFRSSHFPFVEPGAEVDIQCSWENGSVKVGEGDDWLEVLGSGMVHPKVLQAGGIDPNEYQGFAFGIGIDRLAMLKYGIPDLRAFFDSDLRWLRHYGFASLDQPTLHGGLTR, encoded by the coding sequence ATGGACGATCTCAGAGACAAGTATATCGGTCTGATTGCAGATGCTGCAGATGAAGCAGCCATCGAAGAGCTGCGCGTGCAGGCGGTTGGCAAAAAAGGCGAAGTCGCCCTGAAAATGCGCGAGTTGGGCAAGATGAGCCCGGAAGAGCGCCAGGTCATGGGCCCAAAGCTGAATGCACTGAAAGATGAGATCAACTCTGCGCTGTCCGCCAAGAAGGCAGCACTTGCGGATGCGGCTCTGGAAGAGCGCCTGAAAACAGAATGGCTCGACGTGACCCTGCCGGGTCGTGGCCGTCGTCAGGGCAGCATTCACCCGATTTCTCAGGTGACTGAAGAAGTCACCGCGATCTTTGCCGATATGGGTTTCGCCGTGGCCGAAGGCCCGCAGATCGAAACCGATTGGTATAACTTCGACGCGCTGAACATTCCGGGCCACCACCCGGCACGCGCCGAGATGGACACTTTCTACACACACCGCGCCGAAGGCGATAATCGCCCGCCGCATGTGCTGCGAACGCATACCTCTCCGGTGCAGATCCGCTCCATGGAGAAACTCGGCGCGCCGATCCGCATCATCTGTCCGGGTCGCGTCTATCGCGCGGACTATGACCAGACACACACACCGATGTTCCACCAGATCGAAGGTCTGGCTTTGGACAAAGACATCTCGATGGCGAACCTGAAGTGGGTTCTGGAAGAGTTCTTCACAGCCTTCTTCGGCACCTCCGTGAAAACCCGTTTCCGCTCTTCGCACTTCCCGTTCGTTGAGCCAGGCGCAGAAGTCGACATCCAGTGCAGCTGGGAAAATGGCTCCGTGAAAGTGGGCGAGGGCGACGATTGGCTCGAAGTTCTGGGCTCTGGCATGGTGCACCCGAAAGTCCTTCAGGCTGGCGGCATTGATCCGAATGAATACCAAGGCTTTGCCTTTGGCATCGGCATCGACCGTCTGGCCATGCTGAAATACGGCATCCCGGACCTGCGCGCCTTCTTCGACAGCGATCTGCGCTGGCTGCGCCACTACGGCTTTGCGTCTCTGGACCAGCCGACACTGCATGGCGGCCTGACCCGCTGA
- a CDS encoding NnrS family protein, which yields MLSHFFSAGFRPMFLLGAIWSALCVLLWIAISSGLTTFDHPWVALDWHVHEMVFGYGSAALAGFLLTAIPNWTGREAVKGTSLALLTGIWVTGRAAVFWLPSTSPILAALIDVSFPIALCVVSARELIAANNRRNFLVVAVVATFAFANLAFHWQAIGDGLASQSGSARFGIVALILLISIIGGRIVPMFTRNWLKAQGADAIPPAFNRFDGLVLIATAPALTLWALHPDVWVTAPVLALTGLLHVLRLARWRSAMTWREPLLVSLHVGYGFMPLGMLLLALAIMVPEIQPTAGLHALTAGAIGVMTLTVMTRASLGHTGRKLKSHPMEAVFLGMVIVSAVLRILAGLTFSDLLLQASSSLWICGFGLFVIRFLPIVIGPRVDTVTP from the coding sequence ATGCTCTCTCATTTCTTTTCCGCCGGCTTCCGCCCGATGTTCTTGCTCGGTGCCATCTGGTCGGCGCTTTGTGTCTTGCTTTGGATTGCCATATCGAGCGGGCTCACGACTTTCGATCACCCCTGGGTGGCGCTGGACTGGCATGTGCATGAAATGGTGTTTGGTTATGGCAGCGCGGCTTTGGCCGGCTTTTTGCTGACGGCTATCCCCAACTGGACAGGGCGCGAAGCGGTGAAAGGAACATCATTGGCACTGCTGACCGGCATTTGGGTGACCGGTCGGGCTGCCGTCTTTTGGCTGCCTTCGACGTCACCTATCTTGGCAGCTTTGATCGACGTCAGCTTTCCGATCGCATTGTGCGTGGTTAGCGCACGCGAGTTGATTGCAGCCAACAACCGCAGGAACTTCCTTGTGGTAGCCGTTGTTGCCACTTTCGCTTTTGCCAATCTCGCCTTTCACTGGCAGGCCATCGGCGACGGGCTTGCGAGCCAGAGCGGAAGTGCACGATTTGGTATTGTGGCTTTGATCCTGTTGATCAGCATTATCGGCGGTCGCATCGTCCCTATGTTCACGAGGAATTGGCTGAAAGCGCAGGGCGCCGACGCCATTCCACCTGCATTTAATAGATTTGACGGTCTGGTACTGATCGCCACAGCTCCAGCCCTTACCCTCTGGGCATTGCATCCTGATGTTTGGGTAACTGCGCCAGTGTTAGCTCTTACGGGCCTGTTGCACGTCCTGCGACTGGCGCGCTGGCGGTCGGCAATGACATGGCGAGAGCCTTTGTTGGTTTCCCTTCATGTTGGATATGGGTTTATGCCGCTGGGCATGCTGCTTTTGGCGCTTGCGATCATGGTGCCTGAGATACAGCCCACGGCTGGGCTGCACGCTTTGACTGCCGGTGCCATCGGGGTGATGACCCTCACCGTGATGACGCGCGCCTCGTTGGGACACACCGGACGCAAATTGAAATCACACCCGATGGAAGCAGTCTTTCTCGGCATGGTTATCGTCTCTGCCGTCCTGCGCATCCTTGCCGGGCTGACCTTCTCTGACCTGCTGTTGCAGGCGAGTTCATCGCTGTGGATTTGTGGTTTCGGACTGTTCGTGATCCGATTTTTGCCAATCGTGATTGGCCCCAGAGTGGATACAGTCACACCTTAA
- a CDS encoding fatty acid desaturase, translating to MDHKSFVKEMDRDHLAALMQRRDAPGLLHLAGHVAMIVFGGVWIMQGWFLWPLVLIWQGIAISFLFTLEHEATHKTPFKTGWLNEWAGSISGFLILQPFFWFRYFHLAHHRYTNIPGKDPELVTGYKPETRKDFFWYLTALPYWNGMIRQIKRNAQGKRFRDYVPESAYSKVIREGWVISLLYALSLVSLLFTDLLFWVWMLPTFLGMPFLRLYLLAEHGRCAFVSDMFENTRTTYTTRLVRFIAWNMPYHVEHHTIPAVPFHNLPTLHDDIKGHHKVTSDGYTAFAKEFVESAKPQ from the coding sequence ATGGATCACAAGAGCTTTGTAAAGGAGATGGATCGCGATCACCTCGCTGCATTGATGCAGCGACGGGATGCGCCTGGTCTTTTGCACCTTGCGGGTCACGTCGCGATGATCGTCTTCGGCGGCGTTTGGATCATGCAGGGCTGGTTTCTATGGCCGCTGGTGCTGATCTGGCAGGGTATCGCAATCAGCTTTCTGTTTACGCTGGAACACGAAGCCACCCACAAAACCCCGTTTAAAACCGGCTGGCTGAACGAATGGGCCGGATCGATCTCTGGGTTTCTGATCCTGCAGCCCTTCTTTTGGTTCCGTTATTTTCATCTGGCGCACCATCGCTACACCAATATTCCGGGGAAAGACCCGGAGCTGGTCACGGGCTACAAGCCTGAAACCCGGAAGGACTTCTTCTGGTACCTGACCGCATTGCCGTATTGGAACGGCATGATACGTCAGATCAAACGCAATGCGCAGGGCAAACGGTTCCGCGACTACGTGCCAGAGAGCGCCTATTCGAAAGTCATCCGCGAAGGGTGGGTCATCAGCCTGCTCTATGCGCTGTCTCTTGTTTCACTGCTATTTACGGATCTGCTCTTTTGGGTCTGGATGTTGCCGACATTCTTAGGGATGCCGTTTCTAAGGCTCTACCTTTTGGCAGAACATGGCCGCTGCGCCTTTGTTTCGGATATGTTTGAGAATACCCGGACGACCTATACGACACGGCTGGTACGCTTCATCGCGTGGAACATGCCTTACCATGTGGAGCATCACACAATCCCGGCGGTGCCGTTTCACAATTTGCCAACTTTGCACGACGACATCAAAGGCCATCACAAGGTAACGTCGGACGGATACACCGCTTTTGCGAAAGAGTTTGTTGAGAGCGCGAAGCCTCAGTAA
- the rplT gene encoding 50S ribosomal protein L20, which yields MSRVKGGTVTHARHKKIVKQAKGYYGRRKNTFKVASQAVDKANQYATRDRKNRKRNFRALWIQRINAAVRAHDEALTYSKFINGLNLAGIEVDRKVLADLAVHEPEAFNAIVDQAKGALAA from the coding sequence ATGTCCCGCGTTAAAGGTGGTACCGTAACCCACGCCCGTCACAAGAAAATCGTCAAGCAAGCGAAAGGCTACTACGGCCGTCGCAAGAATACCTTCAAGGTAGCGTCCCAGGCGGTTGATAAAGCAAACCAGTACGCAACACGCGACCGTAAGAATCGTAAGCGTAATTTCCGCGCACTGTGGATCCAGCGTATCAACGCAGCTGTTCGTGCACATGACGAAGCACTGACATATTCCAAATTCATCAACGGCCTGAACCTGGCTGGCATCGAAGTGGACCGTAAGGTTCTGGCGGATCTCGCCGTACACGAGCCAGAAGCGTTCAACGCAATCGTTGACCAAGCTAAAGGCGCGCTGGCAGCGTAA
- the rpmI gene encoding 50S ribosomal protein L35 yields MPKMKTKSSAKKRFKVTASGKVKAGQAGKRHGMIKRTNKFLRDARGTTTLSAPDAKIVKSYMPYAR; encoded by the coding sequence ATGCCTAAGATGAAGACCAAATCGAGCGCCAAAAAGCGCTTTAAAGTGACAGCAAGCGGCAAGGTCAAAGCAGGCCAAGCAGGTAAGCGTCACGGTATGATCAAGCGCACCAACAAATTCCTGCGCGACGCACGCGGCACGACAACTCTGTCTGCGCCAGATGCGAAGATCGTTAAATCATACATGCCGTACGCACGCTAA